A genome region from Armatimonadota bacterium includes the following:
- a CDS encoding cation transporter — protein sequence MSRHDHAIGLRRTIVLIALVNFGYFFIESSVAFRQGSVSLFADSVDFLEDTAINCLILLGLTWSVRARARLGMALAGILLVPGAMTLWTAIRKFYHPTVPAAASLGAVGLGALLVNLFCALQLAKIRHHSGSLTRAAFLSARNDVMANLAIICAGLVTLAFSSPWPDFVVGIGIMALNADSAVKVFRVAKAEHLSTFDAPEA from the coding sequence ATGAGCCGCCACGACCATGCCATAGGCCTAAGACGGACTATAGTTCTTATTGCTCTTGTAAACTTTGGCTACTTCTTCATTGAGTCGAGCGTGGCATTTCGGCAAGGCTCGGTGTCGCTCTTTGCCGACTCGGTCGATTTTCTGGAAGACACCGCGATCAACTGCCTCATCCTGCTCGGACTCACCTGGTCGGTCCGCGCCCGCGCCCGGCTGGGCATGGCGCTCGCTGGAATTCTGCTGGTCCCAGGCGCTATGACATTGTGGACCGCTATCCGGAAGTTCTACCATCCAACCGTGCCGGCCGCGGCGAGCCTGGGCGCGGTTGGCCTTGGCGCTTTACTCGTAAACCTCTTTTGCGCACTCCAGCTGGCGAAGATTCGACATCATTCGGGCAGCCTTACCAGGGCAGCCTTCCTTTCAGCGCGGAACGATGTGATGGCCAATCTCGCTATCATTTGTGCCGGCTTGGTGACACTGGCGTTCAGTTCTCCCTGGCCCGACTTTGTTGTTGGAATAGGCATAATGGCGCTTAATGCTGATAGCGCCGTCAAGGTGTTTCGAGTCGCGAAAGCCGAGCATCTCTCAACGTTTGACGCGCCAGAAGCATGA
- the alr gene encoding alanine racemase: MNHEDSSRIALRDIRTWVEIDLDTISANVRSLCAAVAPAEVMAVVKADAYGHGMEHAAKAALLGGATWLGVATSREAISLRKLAPAVRICLLAPFRAHEAGAIAAAGITPLVGTGSPLRSLSTGRQGTRVHLEVDTGMGRSGALPTEVIDAYDACVAAGLDVQGLASHFAAAGGDDALTMAQLASYRAALSELEARGAAIAWRHICNSAGVLALGAAGCNLVRTGLLVYGIIPNSPAQPKLRIAVRPALTWYARIAAIRHLPAGSTISYDATFTLRRASQVATVQVGYGDGYPIGLSSKGHLLVRGQVAPILGRICMDQLMVDVTDVPAVECSDVCVCIGTSGELQVTVTGLAAASGLPEHTITTGITGRVPRIYRGGDACSTG; encoded by the coding sequence ATGAATCACGAAGATAGCTCTCGCATCGCCTTACGCGACATTCGGACGTGGGTCGAGATCGACCTTGATACAATCAGCGCCAACGTTCGTTCGCTGTGCGCGGCCGTCGCGCCGGCCGAAGTGATGGCGGTGGTGAAGGCCGACGCGTACGGGCACGGTATGGAGCATGCCGCCAAGGCTGCTCTACTCGGCGGCGCTACCTGGCTCGGCGTGGCAACTTCCCGCGAGGCAATCTCGCTGCGCAAACTGGCTCCGGCGGTCCGCATCTGCCTCCTTGCTCCATTCCGCGCGCACGAGGCCGGCGCCATCGCCGCGGCGGGTATTACACCGCTGGTCGGCACAGGCTCACCCCTTCGGTCACTGTCTACTGGTCGCCAGGGAACGCGAGTTCACCTGGAGGTTGACACCGGCATGGGCCGCAGCGGCGCTCTACCGACAGAGGTGATTGACGCCTACGACGCGTGCGTTGCCGCCGGGCTCGATGTACAGGGCCTTGCCAGTCACTTCGCCGCGGCCGGTGGAGATGACGCGCTCACCATGGCCCAATTGGCAAGTTACCGCGCGGCTTTGTCGGAGCTTGAGGCACGCGGCGCCGCCATCGCTTGGAGGCATATCTGCAACAGCGCCGGCGTCCTGGCGCTCGGCGCCGCCGGCTGCAATCTGGTGCGAACCGGACTGCTGGTCTATGGAATCATCCCAAACTCGCCCGCTCAACCAAAGCTCCGCATAGCCGTTCGGCCGGCGCTCACGTGGTATGCCCGTATCGCTGCCATCCGGCATCTTCCCGCGGGCAGTACGATCAGCTACGACGCCACGTTCACATTAAGGCGTGCGTCGCAAGTTGCCACGGTACAGGTGGGTTACGGGGACGGCTATCCGATCGGACTCTCGAGCAAGGGCCACTTGCTGGTTCGCGGCCAGGTCGCGCCCATCCTGGGCCGGATATGCATGGATCAGTTGATGGTGGATGTTACCGACGTGCCGGCCGTGGAGTGCAGTGACGTATGCGTCTGCATCGGTACGAGTGGTGAATTGCAGGTTACGGTGACCGGGCTGGCAGCGGCATCCGGCTTGCCCGAGCACACAATCACCACCGGCATAACCGGCCGCGTGCCGCGCATCTATCGAGGCGGCGATGCCTGCTCGACGGGTTGA
- a CDS encoding APC family permease: MGFYKLHRRLRRFVFGSPISSQHMEHTLLSKLLALPVFSSDAISSVAYATQQIVLVLGAAGLWMSQQRVQYTHFTMLITGSIVLLLTIVVMSYWQTIFGYPSGGGSYIVSKDNLGAFPGLIAAAALLIDYVLTVSVSIASGVQNLESVPLFRVFGVQEHLVLYCMLAILLLVVANLRGVKESGKLFAAPTYIFVFMCYLMIGFGLLGPMIGWHFHMQYVNQTVPDALKRSAQTVGVLLLLRAFANGCSAMTGTEAVSNGIPAFRVPKSRNAAFTLVAMGAILGSIFLGVSWLAVRLHVVYWEMGSSHTAPAVIDQISGAVFGKTGGWSWAYLTTQVFTALVLVLAANTSFADFPRLASILARDRYVPKQLANLGDKLVFNNGVVMLGLFAALLILLKGGSVDQLIPLYAVGVFCAFTLSQSGMVVHWYHQRGSGWARKLVINGLGAIATFVVLLDIGFEKFLDGAWMVILVGAVLVFIFRKIHAHYTEMAQLLETPAVLDTTPPDNLVLILISGIHRGTLNALAYGRSISQNCRAVTIELDPEQSRALRDRWEEMGGDIPLVVLNSQYRSIIGPILEYIHSEQEAEPNRIITVVIPEFVTTRWWHHLLHGNTGFILKLALLGNTNVVVTNVRYQLGATARVAPAATKGSMHSDGSSEPR, translated from the coding sequence ATGGGTTTCTACAAGCTGCACCGGCGATTGCGCCGCTTTGTTTTCGGTTCCCCGATCTCCAGCCAGCACATGGAGCACACGCTGCTCTCCAAGTTGCTGGCGCTACCGGTATTCTCATCGGATGCCATTTCGTCGGTAGCGTACGCCACACAGCAGATCGTTCTGGTGCTGGGTGCGGCCGGGCTCTGGATGAGCCAGCAGCGGGTGCAGTACACCCACTTCACCATGCTCATCACCGGCAGCATTGTGCTGTTGTTGACGATTGTGGTGATGTCGTACTGGCAGACCATATTTGGATACCCGAGCGGTGGCGGAAGTTACATCGTATCCAAGGACAATTTGGGCGCCTTTCCCGGTCTCATTGCTGCCGCCGCCCTTTTGATCGACTATGTGCTTACGGTATCGGTATCCATTGCGTCCGGGGTTCAGAATCTGGAAAGCGTGCCGCTCTTCCGCGTCTTCGGAGTGCAGGAGCACCTGGTGCTCTACTGCATGCTTGCCATTTTGCTGCTGGTGGTGGCAAACCTCCGTGGCGTTAAGGAATCGGGCAAGCTTTTTGCCGCGCCCACCTACATCTTTGTGTTCATGTGCTACCTGATGATCGGCTTTGGCCTGCTTGGCCCCATGATCGGATGGCACTTCCACATGCAGTACGTGAACCAGACTGTGCCCGATGCTCTGAAGCGCTCGGCGCAGACCGTAGGAGTGCTGCTTCTGCTGAGAGCGTTTGCCAACGGTTGTTCCGCCATGACCGGCACGGAAGCTGTGAGCAACGGGATACCGGCATTTCGGGTGCCGAAGTCCCGGAACGCAGCGTTTACGCTTGTAGCGATGGGTGCTATATTAGGATCCATATTCCTCGGCGTCTCGTGGCTCGCCGTGCGCCTCCACGTGGTCTACTGGGAGATGGGCAGCAGCCACACGGCTCCGGCGGTTATCGACCAGATCAGCGGAGCCGTCTTCGGAAAGACCGGCGGCTGGTCGTGGGCCTACCTCACCACACAGGTATTCACCGCTTTGGTGTTGGTTCTTGCCGCCAACACCAGTTTTGCCGATTTCCCACGCCTGGCCAGCATTCTGGCGCGCGATCGCTACGTGCCCAAGCAGTTGGCAAACCTCGGTGACAAGCTGGTGTTCAACAATGGCGTGGTGATGCTTGGCCTGTTCGCCGCACTGCTTATTCTACTCAAGGGCGGCAGCGTCGACCAGCTCATACCGCTGTATGCAGTGGGCGTCTTCTGCGCCTTTACGCTGTCGCAAAGCGGAATGGTGGTCCATTGGTACCATCAACGCGGAAGCGGTTGGGCGCGCAAGCTCGTGATCAACGGATTAGGCGCTATTGCCACATTTGTGGTACTACTGGATATTGGTTTCGAGAAGTTTCTTGACGGCGCATGGATGGTGATTCTGGTTGGCGCCGTACTCGTTTTCATCTTTCGCAAGATTCATGCGCACTATACGGAGATGGCGCAGCTGCTCGAGACACCGGCGGTGCTGGATACCACGCCGCCCGACAATCTGGTACTGATTCTTATCTCCGGTATCCACCGCGGTACGCTCAATGCCCTTGCTTATGGCAGATCGATCTCGCAGAATTGCCGTGCTGTAACCATCGAACTGGATCCGGAACAATCGCGCGCGTTGCGCGACCGTTGGGAGGAGATGGGCGGCGATATTCCGCTGGTGGTGCTCAATTCGCAATACCGGTCGATAATCGGCCCGATTTTGGAGTACATCCATTCGGAACAAGAGGCGGAGCCTAATCGTATCATCACCGTCGTGATCCCCGAGTTTGTGACCACGCGGTGGTGGCACCACTTGCTGCACGGGAATACGGGCTTTATCCTGAAGCTGGCTCTATTGGGCAATACAAACGTCGTTGTAACCAACGTGCGGTACCAGCTTGGGGCCACGGCGCGTGTAGCTCCAGCGGCCACCAAAGGGTCAATGCATTCAGACGGATCGAGTGAACCACGATGA
- a CDS encoding universal stress protein codes for MIIESRADVLQLTGKLHKDEWPTIRTAARLLLREHPAGVIIDCNGLTDVSKDGAATFLNAIEDIAQQHTRIVVVGIPERAREVCRGVPGVRSQMPVAETLQEARESLHVLDRVARSKAREAPATQGAVLVPLMSGIALEYGAELGSRIAASSRALVRLVYLLEVARHLPLSAPLAAQEKEALASLNAAVGLAARYKANTSSAIERVRDPVEWLVKRLHDGDIGTVVIGAQQMPAPGEARDKFHGFVDALIQRAPCEVVVGRGIDPGATVSHETPD; via the coding sequence ATGATCATCGAGTCTCGGGCGGATGTCCTTCAGCTTACCGGCAAGCTGCACAAGGATGAGTGGCCGACCATCCGGACGGCGGCGAGGCTGCTGCTGCGCGAGCACCCTGCCGGCGTCATCATTGATTGCAACGGCCTTACCGACGTATCGAAGGATGGCGCCGCCACCTTTTTGAATGCCATAGAGGATATCGCGCAGCAGCACACCCGCATCGTAGTGGTGGGCATCCCCGAGCGGGCCCGCGAAGTCTGCCGAGGTGTTCCGGGTGTGCGCTCTCAGATGCCGGTGGCGGAAACGCTTCAGGAGGCGCGCGAGTCACTGCATGTGCTGGATCGCGTGGCGCGCTCCAAAGCGCGCGAAGCGCCGGCCACGCAGGGAGCGGTACTGGTTCCCCTGATGAGCGGTATCGCGCTGGAATATGGCGCCGAGCTAGGCTCGCGGATTGCGGCATCCAGCCGCGCATTGGTGCGGCTCGTCTACCTGTTGGAAGTTGCGCGACACCTGCCGTTAAGCGCTCCACTCGCGGCTCAGGAGAAGGAGGCGCTCGCCAGCCTTAACGCCGCAGTTGGCTTGGCGGCGCGGTACAAAGCCAACACCTCGTCGGCAATCGAGCGGGTTCGCGACCCGGTCGAGTGGTTGGTAAAGCGCCTGCACGATGGCGATATCGGCACCGTGGTGATTGGCGCGCAGCAGATGCCGGCGCCTGGGGAAGCCCGGGATAAGTTTCACGGATTCGTAGACGCGCTGATCCAGCGCGCCCCGTGCGAGGTGGTGGTGGGGCGCGGCATCGATCCTGGGGCGACGGTTAGCCATGAAACACCAGATTGA
- the nadC gene encoding carboxylating nicotinate-nucleotide diphosphorylase has protein sequence MKHQIDGDFGLPECGDTIRHALREDVGWADITSLFTVPEDAAATAVITAKEPGVVAGLGVAAAVFEAVDSDIAFLASLEEGAVFESGAALCTVAGRARSLLSGERVALNFLQRLSGIATLTRAFVDRIGGSDARIVDTRKTAPGLRALEKYAVRVGGGFNHRMGLFDAVLIKENHISAAGGIAAAVAAAYQRASHVVTVTVECRTLDQVRQAVEADVDIVLLDNMSPDTMREAVETYPDVSMEASGGVSLDNVADIAATGVRIISVGALTHSSRALDLSMILSLQHAG, from the coding sequence ATGAAACACCAGATTGACGGCGATTTCGGCCTGCCGGAATGTGGGGACACAATCCGCCACGCGCTCCGCGAGGACGTTGGATGGGCGGATATCACGTCGCTCTTCACGGTACCGGAGGATGCTGCCGCTACTGCGGTGATCACCGCAAAGGAGCCCGGAGTGGTTGCCGGGCTCGGGGTGGCCGCGGCCGTCTTCGAGGCCGTTGATAGCGATATAGCGTTTCTGGCATCACTGGAAGAAGGTGCGGTGTTTGAATCCGGCGCGGCGCTGTGTACGGTGGCCGGGCGAGCCCGCTCATTGCTCTCCGGGGAGCGCGTTGCGCTCAACTTTTTGCAGCGGCTGAGCGGAATCGCCACGCTTACCCGTGCCTTCGTGGACCGCATCGGCGGGTCGGATGCTCGAATCGTGGATACGCGCAAAACGGCGCCGGGACTGCGAGCACTCGAAAAATACGCCGTTCGGGTGGGTGGTGGGTTCAACCATCGCATGGGCCTCTTTGACGCAGTGTTGATCAAAGAGAACCACATCTCGGCGGCCGGTGGTATAGCCGCGGCCGTCGCAGCTGCGTATCAACGCGCTTCGCACGTGGTGACCGTAACGGTAGAGTGCAGGACGCTGGATCAGGTACGGCAAGCCGTGGAGGCCGACGTGGACATCGTGCTGCTCGACAACATGTCACCCGATACGATGCGTGAGGCAGTAGAGACGTATCCCGACGTTTCCATGGAAGCCAGCGGGGGCGTCTCGTTGGACAACGTGGCGGATATCGCGGCTACCGGTGTCCGTATCATCTCCGTGGGCGCGCTGACGCACTCCTCTCGCGCCCTCGACCTCTCGATGATCCTGAGCCTCCAGCATGCTGGTTGA
- a CDS encoding biotin--[acetyl-CoA-carboxylase] ligase, which produces MLVETVESAPSTMDAARDRLLNGRVHISDSGRTAPAGIMAHWQTGGRGQQGRFWFSAPEESLAITLYMAAPEGCHLIPVAASLAVGVAAAKAIGALTTRTGCPIAQGELGLRWPNDIMLRGRKLAGILVERIALDRGAVALAGIGVNVNVSSFPDSLAGSAISLLSAGFTGISPAVLAMYLAEELEAWRRLLFSQGTAPIVAEWRTMDCCKNTPFTFLLDGAQARGTAAGIEDDGKLRLRLDDGRFVATVSATHVQACVGAA; this is translated from the coding sequence ATGCTGGTTGAGACCGTGGAAAGCGCTCCGTCGACGATGGACGCAGCGCGAGACCGGCTGCTGAATGGACGGGTGCACATCTCCGACAGCGGGCGAACTGCGCCAGCCGGGATCATGGCGCACTGGCAAACTGGCGGACGCGGCCAGCAGGGCCGCTTCTGGTTCTCGGCGCCGGAGGAGAGCCTGGCCATCACGCTGTACATGGCAGCGCCGGAAGGCTGCCATTTGATACCGGTTGCCGCGTCCCTGGCTGTGGGGGTGGCTGCGGCTAAAGCAATCGGCGCGCTTACCACCCGAACCGGCTGCCCCATCGCTCAGGGGGAGCTGGGCCTTCGCTGGCCGAACGACATCATGCTCCGAGGCAGGAAGCTGGCCGGGATTCTGGTGGAGCGGATCGCATTGGATCGTGGCGCGGTTGCGCTTGCAGGAATCGGCGTCAATGTAAACGTGAGCAGTTTCCCGGATAGCCTGGCCGGCTCGGCAATTTCGCTGCTCTCTGCGGGTTTCACCGGCATTTCGCCGGCCGTGCTCGCTATGTATCTGGCCGAGGAGCTGGAAGCATGGAGGCGCTTGCTGTTTTCGCAGGGTACCGCCCCGATTGTGGCTGAGTGGCGTACTATGGATTGCTGCAAGAATACTCCGTTCACGTTTCTTTTGGATGGAGCGCAGGCCCGCGGAACAGCTGCCGGTATCGAGGATGACGGCAAGCTGCGACTGCGGCTGGATGATGGGCGCTTCGTCGCCACCGTGTCGGCCACGCATGTGCAAGCGTGCGTTGGGGCTGCCTGA
- a CDS encoding prepilin-type N-terminal cleavage/methylation domain-containing protein → MVRLRYFDRFARHRDRRRGFTLIELLVVIAIIAILAALLFPVFAAARAAARKTVCLSNMHQCGLAFAMYSSDYDELYPYAVDPADRETPQIWNAYPAFKAQIPTLPWLTDVLYPYTKSHEVFHCPSDSGIYIEDFTHQLLNAEPSCFQLYGTSYLYRTEIAVLHAGDASFQTPSDLNVYMDGSGIWHGSGESDQQIGLQNYGDGWLLGRRYNVLHGDGHVKSLTFRQLQTEWNTPL, encoded by the coding sequence ATGGTTCGATTGCGTTACTTTGACCGCTTCGCTCGTCACCGCGACCGGCGGCGGGGGTTCACCTTGATTGAGCTTCTCGTTGTCATTGCCATTATTGCCATATTGGCGGCGCTGCTCTTTCCGGTATTTGCGGCGGCCCGTGCGGCTGCTCGCAAGACCGTATGCCTCAGCAACATGCACCAGTGTGGGCTGGCTTTTGCCATGTACTCCAGCGATTACGACGAACTCTATCCCTACGCCGTGGATCCTGCCGATCGCGAGACGCCTCAGATATGGAACGCCTACCCGGCATTCAAAGCGCAGATTCCGACGCTGCCGTGGCTTACGGACGTGCTCTACCCCTACACCAAATCACACGAGGTGTTTCACTGCCCAAGCGACTCGGGTATATACATTGAGGACTTTACCCATCAGTTGCTGAACGCCGAGCCGTCGTGCTTCCAATTGTACGGAACCAGCTACCTGTATCGGACCGAGATCGCGGTACTACATGCTGGTGATGCAAGTTTTCAGACCCCTTCCGACCTGAACGTCTATATGGATGGCTCCGGCATTTGGCACGGCAGTGGCGAGTCGGATCAGCAGATCGGCCTTCAAAACTACGGAGATGGCTGGCTGCTGGGCAGGCGGTACAATGTACTTCACGGCGACGGCCACGTGAAGTCTCTGACCTTTAGGCAGCTCCAAACTGAGTGGAATACGCCCCTTTAA
- a CDS encoding M20/M25/M40 family metallo-hydrolase, with translation MSQPLAWLKELVALPGPPGEEEAVRGWISAQVAELGFDSRCDAKGNLLVDVSPPGSVGPTILVTAHLDEIALMVTRVEDDGTLKVAATGGAYPWKWGEGPVQILAPQGPIDAILSFGSIHTNAEDSPAEHARRNPLTWDRVWLFTGRTHGQLVELGVRPGLRVVLGPSRRSVTEFAGCVASCFLDDRADLVSWLLLLNRLREAPAAGRLVFAATASEEVGGDGAQYLLTRLHCDICVALEIAPITPEAQFGVDSNPVVWVRDGYAAMEAQDGAIIERCASRAGIDIHWQYLSRGGSDASCAAARGLVARPVTLGMPVENSHGFEIMHADAPERLAALAHAYLLAVGSVAAPGGVEA, from the coding sequence ATGAGTCAACCGCTCGCCTGGCTGAAGGAACTGGTTGCATTACCCGGCCCGCCCGGCGAGGAAGAGGCTGTGCGCGGATGGATCTCTGCGCAGGTTGCTGAACTCGGCTTCGATTCTCGCTGCGATGCAAAAGGCAACCTTCTGGTGGATGTCTCGCCGCCGGGGTCAGTGGGCCCTACCATCCTTGTGACGGCGCATCTGGACGAGATCGCGCTGATGGTGACGCGCGTTGAGGACGATGGAACGTTGAAGGTGGCCGCCACCGGCGGCGCCTATCCATGGAAGTGGGGCGAGGGACCGGTGCAGATCCTGGCGCCACAAGGGCCGATAGATGCCATCCTCTCGTTTGGAAGCATCCACACAAATGCCGAGGACAGCCCGGCTGAGCACGCACGCAGGAATCCACTCACCTGGGACCGCGTCTGGCTGTTCACCGGCCGAACTCACGGACAGCTCGTCGAACTGGGAGTACGACCCGGGCTGCGCGTGGTGCTGGGCCCATCCAGACGTTCGGTTACGGAGTTCGCGGGGTGCGTGGCATCCTGTTTCCTCGACGACCGCGCAGATTTGGTGTCCTGGCTGCTTCTGCTGAATCGTCTGCGAGAGGCGCCGGCCGCCGGACGACTCGTTTTTGCGGCCACCGCGTCGGAAGAAGTGGGCGGTGACGGCGCACAGTATCTGCTTACACGTCTTCATTGCGACATCTGCGTAGCGCTGGAAATAGCCCCCATTACGCCGGAAGCCCAGTTCGGCGTCGATTCTAACCCGGTTGTGTGGGTGCGCGACGGGTACGCCGCAATGGAGGCCCAGGACGGCGCGATTATCGAGCGGTGCGCCAGCCGGGCCGGTATCGACATTCACTGGCAGTACCTCTCACGCGGCGGCAGTGACGCATCCTGCGCGGCGGCCCGCGGGTTGGTTGCACGGCCTGTTACGCTGGGCATGCCCGTGGAGAACTCGCACGGTTTCGAGATAATGCATGCCGATGCGCCGGAGCGGTTGGCGGCTTTGGCGCACGCCTACCTGCTGGCTGTTGGCTCGGTGGCGGCGCCGGGCGGCGTTGAAGCCTGA
- the sigH gene encoding RNA polymerase sporulation sigma factor SigH, producing the protein MSVAARGSRVIVELHSHASTVHVKFTDLADRDVVERAQRGDESASEFLLYKYRNLVRTKVKSYFLVGAEKEDLLQVGMIGLWQAIIDFRSDKAISFPAFAKVCIQRHIITAIKTATRQKQMPLNTSLSLESSNDDTGTDWNLSDIIPCTESQDPEDLLIEGEDTRVLHEMLQQMLSEFEWRVLAGYQLGKSYREIADELRCKTKSVDNALARIKRKVSTVPLGFADLSQLLSPVGLH; encoded by the coding sequence ATGTCTGTGGCTGCAAGAGGTTCCAGAGTGATCGTTGAACTTCATTCACATGCCTCGACGGTTCATGTCAAGTTCACGGATCTTGCTGACCGTGACGTGGTAGAACGAGCACAGCGAGGCGACGAATCCGCCTCCGAATTCCTGCTGTACAAGTACCGGAACCTGGTGCGGACCAAGGTGAAATCGTACTTCCTTGTCGGCGCGGAAAAGGAGGATCTGCTGCAGGTGGGCATGATCGGCTTGTGGCAGGCGATCATCGACTTTCGCAGCGACAAGGCGATCTCGTTTCCCGCGTTTGCCAAGGTCTGCATTCAACGGCACATCATCACAGCGATCAAGACCGCTACCCGCCAGAAACAGATGCCGCTGAACACCTCGCTGTCGCTGGAAAGTTCCAACGACGACACCGGAACCGATTGGAACCTGTCGGACATCATCCCCTGCACCGAATCGCAGGACCCTGAAGACTTGTTGATTGAAGGCGAGGATACGCGGGTTCTGCACGAAATGCTGCAGCAGATGCTATCCGAATTCGAGTGGCGGGTGCTGGCCGGGTACCAACTGGGCAAGTCGTATCGCGAGATTGCCGACGAACTGCGCTGCAAAACCAAGTCTGTGGATAATGCTCTGGCGCGCATCAAACGCAAGGTGTCCACGGTACCGCTCGGCTTCGCCGATCTCAGCCAGCTGCTGAGTCCCGTCGGATTGCATTAA